A single Mesoaciditoga lauensis cd-1655R = DSM 25116 DNA region contains:
- a CDS encoding 6-phosphogluconolactonase has product MKVKVFKNAEEIGLEGAKILATQIIKKPSSVIALPTGMTPLEMYKNFVSFVKTGILNLEKVHFFNLDEYVGLSPDNPLSYAYYMNENLFSKIPSVTHEIPKTDAPNPIKEAASYEERIKKAGGFDLCFLGIGVDGHIGFNEPGSEFSSITRVVKLHPSTLERNSKQSGQKVPTTAITVGIKTIMKSRRIVLMATGKEKAEIMEKALWGSVNQDVPASILQIHPDLTVLLDEEAAVHIQRHVVP; this is encoded by the coding sequence ATGAAAGTAAAAGTATTCAAAAATGCCGAAGAAATAGGTTTAGAAGGAGCCAAAATTTTGGCAACACAGATAATAAAAAAGCCATCTTCCGTAATAGCGTTGCCAACAGGCATGACGCCGCTTGAAATGTACAAAAATTTTGTTTCTTTCGTAAAAACAGGCATTTTGAATCTAGAAAAAGTCCATTTCTTTAATTTAGACGAATACGTTGGGTTATCTCCAGATAATCCCTTATCATACGCCTATTACATGAATGAGAATCTTTTCTCGAAAATCCCATCCGTTACTCATGAAATTCCCAAAACTGATGCTCCTAATCCAATCAAGGAAGCGGCGAGTTATGAAGAGAGGATCAAAAAGGCCGGCGGATTCGATCTTTGTTTTTTGGGAATAGGAGTGGATGGTCATATAGGATTCAACGAACCCGGAAGCGAATTTTCTTCCATAACCAGAGTTGTAAAACTCCATCCTTCCACGCTTGAAAGAAACTCAAAGCAATCTGGCCAGAAAGTTCCCACTACGGCCATAACGGTTGGAATAAAAACGATAATGAAATCCCGCCGCATTGTTTTAATGGCGACGGGAAAAGAAAAAGCAGAAATAATGGAAAAAGCGCTTTGGGGAAGTGTGAATCAGGACGTGCCAGCCTCTATATTGCAAATCCACCCAGATTTAACGGTGCTGTTAGACGAAGAGGCGGCCGTTCACATCCAGCGCCACGTTGTTCCTTGA
- the mnmE gene encoding tRNA uridine-5-carboxymethylaminomethyl(34) synthesis GTPase MnmE has protein sequence MVTDTIVAISTPIGKAALGIVRLSGPDAWKIVLKHLPLSKPSPKRVYYTNFLKKRKKDVLDDVVALFYKAPRSYTGEDMVEISFHGNPLILSKAVRILTEDGARPAQGGEFTKRAFLNGKMDLVEAEAVEKIIDSTSDLGLKISRNAMSGQLSKLIEKERKKLLEISANIEVRIDYPDEFEEEYKPNLSNTIKDMKALLSTYDPAQTAIEGVKVALLGAPNVGKSSILNALLGEERAIVTSKAGTTRDTIEANLFINGLKVVLIDTAGIREASDEVEKIGVERAKKAASEAHIKVHVVDATSNEIPNLPADIVVVNKSDLVQRKLENALNVSAKTGHGIEELRKAIAKLAVGVAEKMNSAEAVLIAERQYDLIKKCVKELEEAQEAFEAGLPIDIAEINIRRAIEFLDTLVGKKYSEDILDVVFSKFCVGK, from the coding sequence ATGGTAACGGATACCATAGTTGCAATTTCAACTCCAATAGGCAAGGCAGCGTTGGGGATTGTAAGGTTGAGCGGGCCAGATGCATGGAAGATAGTGCTAAAGCATCTGCCACTTTCCAAACCCTCACCAAAAAGGGTGTATTACACGAATTTTTTAAAAAAACGGAAAAAAGACGTCCTTGACGATGTTGTAGCTCTTTTCTACAAGGCACCTCGTTCATATACTGGTGAAGATATGGTTGAAATTTCATTTCATGGCAATCCGTTGATCCTGTCCAAAGCGGTTAGAATTTTAACGGAAGACGGAGCTCGTCCAGCACAAGGTGGAGAGTTTACGAAAAGAGCTTTTCTCAACGGTAAGATGGATCTTGTAGAAGCTGAAGCCGTGGAAAAGATCATAGATTCAACCAGCGATCTTGGCCTGAAAATATCCAGAAATGCCATGAGTGGACAATTATCCAAGCTGATTGAAAAGGAAAGGAAAAAGCTTTTAGAAATATCCGCAAATATAGAGGTGCGTATAGACTATCCGGATGAATTTGAAGAAGAATACAAACCCAATTTATCTAATACGATAAAAGATATGAAAGCCCTTTTATCAACTTACGATCCAGCTCAAACCGCCATTGAAGGAGTAAAGGTGGCCTTGTTGGGTGCCCCGAACGTGGGAAAATCCTCCATATTGAATGCTTTGTTAGGGGAAGAAAGAGCAATCGTTACCTCTAAGGCCGGTACGACGCGCGATACCATAGAGGCAAACTTGTTCATAAATGGACTAAAAGTTGTTTTAATAGACACAGCTGGAATAAGAGAGGCCTCAGATGAGGTTGAAAAGATAGGCGTAGAAAGGGCAAAAAAAGCTGCAAGTGAGGCCCACATAAAGGTTCATGTTGTGGATGCCACTTCAAATGAGATTCCCAATCTGCCGGCAGATATCGTTGTAGTGAACAAGAGCGATTTGGTACAAAGGAAGCTTGAAAATGCGCTTAACGTCTCCGCCAAAACGGGGCACGGCATTGAAGAATTAAGAAAGGCCATTGCCAAATTGGCCGTTGGCGTTGCCGAAAAGATGAATTCCGCCGAGGCAGTTCTTATAGCTGAAAGGCAATACGATCTAATAAAAAAATGCGTTAAAGAATTGGAAGAAGCTCAAGAAGCTTTTGAAGCTGGCTTACCAATAGACATAGCGGAGATAAACATACGTAGAGCGATAGAATTCTTAGATACGCTTGTTGGAAAGAAATATTCGGAAGATATATTAGATGTTGTATTTTCAAAATTCTGTGTGGGAAAGTGA
- the cysS gene encoding cysteine--tRNA ligase, which yields MRITNTLSGKKEELKTLEPNKVKMYVCGPTVYNLIHVGNARAAVVFDSFRRYLEYRGYSVTYTQNFTDIDDKIIKASNEEGISSKILSDKYIAEYFKDACALGVRPATFHPRTTDFVDQIIKFVQELQEKGYAYERNGDVYFDVSKFKNYGELSHRKPEDMRAGARIEVNEAKDDPLDFTLWKAAKPDEPSWDSPWGKGRPGWHIECSAMSSSLLGDAFDIHAGGNDLIFPHHENEKAQSEARTGKKWVSYWMHNGMVAVKEEKMSKSVGNIFNVRQALKIYGSNALRMYLLSKHYRSPIEFSSERMEEAKAAFKRISNALDEINRKIGDFNSDEDTFTQEWRGKMIEALDDDFNTPQAFSVIFELVKLALSEERKEILSQIRNLFDEWNYFFGFNFEEENVSKEVDGFIEELIKLRNEARLRKDYKQADEIRDTLKKLSVEIRDSAQGTTWRWM from the coding sequence ATAAGGATAACAAACACCTTAAGTGGGAAAAAAGAAGAGCTTAAAACCCTTGAACCAAATAAGGTGAAAATGTACGTTTGTGGCCCGACCGTTTATAATCTTATTCATGTTGGAAATGCGAGAGCTGCGGTGGTATTCGATAGTTTCAGAAGGTATTTGGAATATCGTGGTTACAGCGTAACTTACACGCAAAATTTTACGGATATAGATGACAAGATAATAAAAGCATCCAACGAAGAAGGAATATCTTCAAAGATATTGTCTGATAAATACATAGCGGAATACTTTAAAGATGCCTGTGCCCTTGGAGTAAGACCGGCTACATTTCATCCTAGAACCACGGATTTTGTGGATCAAATAATAAAATTCGTTCAAGAGCTTCAAGAAAAAGGTTACGCGTATGAAAGAAACGGTGACGTTTATTTTGATGTGAGCAAATTCAAGAATTATGGAGAATTATCACATAGAAAACCGGAAGATATGCGAGCAGGGGCAAGGATAGAAGTAAATGAAGCTAAGGATGATCCACTTGATTTCACGCTCTGGAAGGCCGCTAAACCAGATGAACCCAGTTGGGATAGTCCCTGGGGAAAAGGAAGGCCCGGTTGGCACATAGAGTGTTCTGCCATGTCTTCCAGCCTTTTAGGCGATGCTTTCGATATTCACGCTGGGGGAAACGACCTTATTTTCCCACACCATGAAAATGAAAAAGCTCAGTCGGAAGCGAGGACGGGAAAGAAATGGGTAAGCTACTGGATGCACAACGGGATGGTTGCCGTTAAAGAGGAAAAGATGTCAAAATCCGTTGGAAATATCTTCAACGTTCGGCAAGCGTTGAAAATCTATGGTTCAAATGCCTTAAGAATGTATTTACTTTCCAAACATTACAGGAGTCCCATCGAATTTTCATCCGAAAGGATGGAAGAAGCGAAAGCTGCGTTTAAAAGGATTTCAAACGCATTGGATGAGATAAACAGAAAAATAGGAGATTTTAACTCAGATGAAGACACCTTCACCCAGGAATGGAGGGGAAAGATGATCGAAGCTTTGGATGACGATTTCAACACCCCTCAAGCTTTTTCCGTGATCTTTGAATTGGTAAAACTTGCTTTGTCTGAAGAAAGAAAAGAAATACTTTCTCAAATAAGGAACCTTTTCGATGAATGGAATTACTTTTTTGGATTCAATTTTGAAGAGGAAAACGTCTCAAAAGAGGTCGATGGATTTATAGAAGAGCTCATAAAATTAAGAAACGAAGCCCGCTTGCGCAAGGATTACAAGCAGGCCGATGAAATAAGAGACACTTTGAAAAAATTGAGCGTTGAGATAAGAGATTCCGCTCAAGGAACAACGTGGCGCTGGATGTGA
- the speD gene encoding adenosylmethionine decarboxylase, with product MKSLGRHLLIEFYDCDEKILDDVAAIEDHMRTAARRANSTIVNSTFHRFSPYGVSGVVVIAESHLSIHTWPEYGYAAVDLFTCGESVDPWKAFEYLKDVLKSKRESTVELKRGEYEKIGISDDSSYKALEGVEIG from the coding sequence ATGAAATCTTTGGGGAGACATCTTTTGATCGAATTTTACGATTGTGACGAAAAAATTCTGGATGACGTAGCCGCTATAGAAGATCATATGAGAACAGCGGCAAGAAGAGCAAATTCAACGATAGTGAATTCAACTTTTCACAGATTCAGTCCATATGGCGTAAGCGGTGTTGTTGTTATAGCTGAATCACATCTTTCAATACATACATGGCCGGAATATGGATACGCAGCGGTAGATCTTTTCACGTGTGGTGAATCTGTCGATCCATGGAAAGCCTTTGAATACCTCAAAGATGTTTTGAAATCAAAAAGAGAATCCACGGTAGAGCTCAAAAGAGGAGAATACGAAAAGATAGGTATCTCCGATGACTCCAGTTACAAGGCGTTAGAAGGTGTTGAAATTGGCTAA
- a CDS encoding cupin domain-containing protein codes for MEIGEKLKRLRLSRGFTQEELAERADLTKGFISLLERDKTSPSIATLEQLLEVLGVSLKQFFSEESSTQVVFTKKDRVPIYDEPEGVKTQLLIPGVEDKKIDPRLVVLKPGSETEAEDYHQGEEFGYVIEGSLELWLDETKYKVKSGECFYYKADHRHQIRNTSKSKKTVFLWITID; via the coding sequence ATGGAAATAGGAGAAAAGCTTAAAAGATTAAGGCTCTCAAGAGGATTCACTCAAGAGGAACTGGCCGAAAGAGCCGATCTAACCAAAGGATTTATCTCTCTACTGGAAAGGGATAAAACGTCTCCTTCAATTGCAACTTTGGAGCAACTTTTAGAAGTGCTAGGCGTAAGCTTGAAGCAATTTTTTTCAGAAGAGAGCTCCACACAGGTTGTTTTTACGAAAAAAGATAGGGTTCCCATTTACGATGAACCTGAGGGAGTCAAAACGCAGCTTTTAATTCCAGGTGTTGAAGATAAAAAGATAGATCCAAGGTTGGTCGTTTTGAAACCTGGAAGCGAAACCGAAGCCGAAGATTACCATCAGGGTGAGGAATTCGGGTACGTTATAGAAGGCAGCCTTGAGCTTTGGCTTGACGAAACCAAGTACAAGGTGAAGAGTGGAGAATGTTTTTACTACAAGGCAGATCACAGGCACCAAATAAGAAACACCTCAAAAAGTAAGAAAACGGTTTTTTTATGGATAACCATAGATTGA
- the gltX gene encoding glutamate--tRNA ligase — MIRTRFAPSPTGYLHVGGARTALFSFLYARKHGGQFVLRIEDTDVERSTKESEKSLMEDLKWLGFDWDEGPDKGGEYGPYRQSERIKIYQEYAQKLVDEGKAYYVYAEAEELEKLREELISKSQAPHYTREMLQSLLSPEEVEERKNAGKKPAIYFAMDRKERILKDLVKGDVRFGEDSMGDFALLRSNGLPTYNFAVVIDDALMKITHVIRGDDHLSNTVKQIALYEALGFDIPQFAHLSTILGPDRSRLSKRHGSTSVEEYRKRGYLPQAMVNYLALLGWSHPQLKELIDFDELIREFDLDRVSKNPAVYDEKKLTWMNGQYIRKLSNEEFYEYAKSFVVPTLFNEEEYVTNKKWIMLALESVKTEVETLSELPEKLSVYFEEPAVNLKLKKALEKSGVIMAFKSLRDAYESLNEWKIESILDVTRKVLKDSKVKGKEFYHPLREILTGKDSGPDLVNLIFLLGRENVVSRLRKFLEG; from the coding sequence ATGATAAGAACACGTTTTGCACCCAGTCCAACAGGATATTTACACGTTGGAGGGGCACGGACAGCGTTATTTTCGTTTTTATATGCAAGAAAACATGGGGGGCAATTCGTTCTCAGAATAGAAGACACGGATGTTGAAAGATCCACGAAAGAATCTGAAAAGAGCTTGATGGAAGACTTAAAATGGCTTGGTTTTGATTGGGACGAGGGACCAGATAAGGGCGGAGAATACGGTCCTTACAGACAGAGTGAGAGAATTAAGATATATCAAGAATACGCTCAAAAACTTGTGGATGAAGGAAAAGCTTATTACGTTTACGCCGAAGCAGAAGAGCTGGAAAAATTGAGAGAAGAGCTCATATCCAAATCACAGGCGCCGCATTACACAAGAGAGATGCTTCAATCACTTCTTTCACCAGAAGAAGTTGAAGAAAGGAAAAATGCCGGAAAGAAGCCTGCCATATATTTTGCTATGGACAGAAAAGAACGTATTTTGAAAGATCTTGTAAAAGGCGATGTACGTTTTGGTGAGGATTCAATGGGAGATTTTGCCCTGCTGCGTTCCAACGGGCTTCCCACCTACAACTTCGCCGTGGTTATAGACGATGCACTTATGAAAATCACGCACGTTATAAGGGGAGACGATCATCTTTCCAACACGGTCAAACAGATAGCGCTCTACGAAGCGTTAGGCTTCGATATCCCTCAATTTGCACATCTTTCAACGATATTAGGCCCTGATAGGAGTAGATTGAGCAAAAGGCACGGTTCCACATCCGTTGAAGAGTACAGAAAGAGAGGATATCTTCCACAGGCCATGGTGAATTATCTTGCTTTGTTGGGATGGTCCCATCCTCAATTGAAGGAGCTTATAGATTTTGATGAATTGATCAGAGAGTTCGATCTGGATAGGGTTTCAAAGAACCCGGCCGTCTACGATGAAAAGAAACTAACGTGGATGAATGGCCAATACATAAGAAAGCTTTCAAATGAGGAATTTTACGAATACGCAAAGTCTTTTGTCGTACCTACCTTGTTCAATGAAGAAGAATATGTAACAAACAAAAAATGGATAATGCTAGCACTTGAATCCGTTAAAACAGAAGTTGAAACTTTATCTGAATTGCCAGAAAAACTCAGCGTTTATTTTGAAGAACCTGCCGTGAATTTGAAGTTGAAAAAAGCATTGGAAAAATCCGGCGTGATCATGGCATTTAAAAGTTTGCGTGATGCTTATGAGTCATTGAATGAGTGGAAGATAGAAAGCATTCTAGATGTCACGAGAAAGGTTTTGAAAGATTCAAAAGTTAAAGGAAAAGAATTTTATCACCCGTTACGTGAAATTTTGACCGGAAAAGATTCTGGCCCTGATCTGGTAAACTTGATATTTCTTCTTGGAAGGGAAAACGTTGTTTCAAGACTGAGAAAATTCTTGGAGGGATGA